A window from Brucella sp. BE17 encodes these proteins:
- a CDS encoding outer membrane protein, whose protein sequence is MNGIMKIAFAGVVASIVAMSQQALASDLLDEASVPEVVMAPKAISGWYLRGDLGYDISTKGGIKAVDTADNRVARSFDLDKGLAPSIGVGYHFNDYLRADVTAGYSRQDVNGFPAKLRSWDVMANAYVDIGNLAGVTPYLGAGLGVANVRYSIDSSYGDIKSDDDYRFAWALMAGIAVDLTENVKLDLGYRYGVINGGNVASGGGVTLSDKDIKSHQLRAGLRVATW, encoded by the coding sequence ATGAACGGAATTATGAAAATTGCCTTTGCCGGTGTCGTGGCATCGATTGTTGCCATGTCGCAGCAGGCACTCGCTTCTGATCTACTCGACGAGGCTTCGGTGCCCGAGGTCGTGATGGCGCCCAAGGCAATCAGCGGATGGTACCTGCGCGGTGACCTTGGCTATGATATTTCGACGAAAGGCGGGATCAAAGCGGTTGATACTGCCGATAATCGCGTTGCGCGCAGCTTCGATCTGGACAAGGGTCTGGCTCCGTCGATCGGTGTCGGTTATCACTTCAACGATTATCTGCGTGCAGACGTAACGGCGGGCTATTCGCGTCAGGATGTTAATGGTTTCCCGGCCAAGCTGCGCAGTTGGGACGTTATGGCCAACGCTTATGTCGATATCGGCAATCTGGCCGGCGTTACGCCGTATCTTGGTGCCGGGTTGGGTGTCGCCAATGTCCGCTACTCAATTGACAGCAGCTATGGCGACATCAAGTCGGATGACGATTACCGTTTCGCATGGGCGTTGATGGCGGGCATTGCAGTCGATCTGACTGAAAATGTCAAACTTGACCTTGGCTATCGTTATGGCGTCATTAATGGCGGTAATGTTGCCAGCGGCGGTGGCGTAACGCTGAGCGACAAAGACATCAAATCGCACCAGTTGCGCGCCGGTCTGCGCGTCGCCACCTGGTAG